A region from the Benincasa hispida cultivar B227 chromosome 12, ASM972705v1, whole genome shotgun sequence genome encodes:
- the LOC120068489 gene encoding probable 26S proteasome non-ATPase regulatory subunit 3: MTQDAEMKELPAPLSSSSSSASPSTLQNLKEIVSLTETGAYAREVRRIVRAIRLTMALRRKLKASVLSQFLNLVFPSGSEVHTRLSSFLPKEDDCEMDVDTATQAPAKHPLPEIEIFCYLIVLIFLIDQKKYDDAKVCASASIARLKNLNRRTVDVLASRLYFYYSLSYELTGDLSEIRGNLLALHRIATLRRDELGQETLLNLLLRNYLHYNLYDQAEKLRSKAPRFEAHSNQQFCRYLFYLGKIRTIQLEYTDAKESLLQAARKAPIAALGFRVQCNKWAIIVRLLLGEIPERTVFMQKGMETALRPYFELTNAVRIGDLELFRTVADKFSSTFSSDRTNNLIVRLRHNVIRTGLRNISISYSRISLVDIAKKLRLDSPNPVADAESIVSKAIRDGAIDATVDHANGWMVSKETGDIYSTNEPQIAFNSRIAFCLNMHNDAVRALRFPPNSHKEKESAEKRRERQQQEQELAKHIAEEDDDDF, translated from the exons ATGACCCAAGACGCCGAGATGAAAGAGCTTCCTGCTCCATTgtcgtcttcttcctcttcaGCTTCCCCCTCAACTCTACAGA ATTTGAAAGAGATTGTGTCGCTCACTGAGACCGGTGCCTATGCCCGGGAGGTTCGGCGCATTGTTCGTGCCATTCGTCTAACTATGGCGTTGAGGCGGAAGTTGAAGGCTTCTGTCCTTTCTCAATTTCTGAATCTTGTTTTCCCCTCTGGGTCCGAGGTTCACACTAGGTTATCGTCATTTCTTCCAAAG GAGGATGACTGCGAAATGGATGTTGACACCGCAACACAAGCTCCTGCCAAACACCCTTTGCCCGAGATAGAGATATTTTGCTACTTAATTGTGCTAATATTTTTGATTGATCAGAAGAAATATGACGAT GCTAAGGTTTGTGCCTCAGCAAGCATTGCACGGCTTAAGAACCTTAATAGGAGAACAGTCGACGTTTTAGCATCCAGGCTCTACTTCTATTACTCCCTCAGCTATGAACTCACTGGTGATCTTTCTGAAATAAGGGG TAACCTCCTAGCCCTGCATCGCATTGCAACCTTGCGCCGTGATGAATTGGGTCAG GAAACCCTCCTTAACCTTCTACTTCGTAATTACCTCCACTACAACCTCTATGATCAAGCAGAGAAGTTGAGGTCCAAGGCACCCCGGTTTGAAGCTCACTCAAATCAGCAG TTCTGTAGGTACCTGTTTTACCTTGGCAAGATCAGGACCATTCAGCTGGAGTATACAGATGCAAAGGAGTCTCTTCTACAAGCTGCTCGGAAAGCACCCATTGCAGCTCTTGGTTTTCGAGTGCAATGCAACAAATGGGCAATCATTGTTCGCTTGCTGCTAGGAGAAATCCCGGAGAGGACCGTTTTCATGCAGAAAGGCATGGAGACAGCTCTGAGGCCATACTTTGAACTTACAAAT GCTGTGAGAATTGGCGACTTGGAGCTTTTCAGGACCGTTGCTGACAAGTTCTCGAGTACTTTCAGCTCAGATCGAACCAACAACTTGATCGTGAGGCTGCGACATAATGTCATTAGGACTGGGCTTCGCAACATTAGCATTTCTTATTCACGTATTTCTCTGGTCGACATTGCTAAAAAGCTTAGGTTGGACTCACCAAATCCTGTTGCTGATGCTGAGAGTATTGTCTCCAAGGCAATCCGAGATGGAGCAATTGATGCAACAGTCGATCATGCAAACGGATGGATGGTATCAAAGGAGACTGGCGATATTTACTCTACCAATGAGCCTCAGATTGCTTTCAACTCAAGGATTGCGTTTTGCCTGAATATGCATAATGATGCAGTTCGTGCCCTTCGGTTTCCACCAAATTCACACAAGGAAAAAGAAAGCGCTGAGAAAAGGAGAGAAAGGCAACAGCAGGAGCAAGAACTTGCAAAACACATAGCCGAAGAAGATGATGACGACTTTTAG
- the LOC120092716 gene encoding 40S ribosomal protein S13: protein MGRMHSRGKGISASALPYKRTPPSWLKISAQDVAENICKFAKKGLTPSQIGVILRDSHGIAQVKSVTGSKILRILKAHGLAPEIPEDLYHLIKKAVSIRKHLERNRKDKDSKFRLILVESRIHRLARYYKKTKKLPPVWKYESTTASTLVA, encoded by the exons ATGGGTCGTATGCACAGTCGAGG TAAGGGTATTTCAGCTTCGGCACTGCCTTACAAGAGGACGCCGCCTAGTTGGTTGAAGATCTCTGCTCAGGAT GTTGCCGAAAACATTTGCAAATTTGCCAAGAAGGGTTTGACACCATCTCAAATTGGTGTTATTCTCCGTGATTCTCATGGCATTGCTCAGGTCAAAAGTGTTACTGGAAGCAAAATTTTGCGCATATTAAAGGCTCATG GTCTAGCTCCTGAAATCCCGGAGGATCTTTACCATCTCATTAAGAAAGCTGTTTCAATCAGAAAGCATTTGGAGAGGAACAGGAAAGACAAGGATTCCAAATTCAGGTTGATTTTAGTGGAGAGCAGGATCCATCGCCTGGCCCGGTATTACAAGAAGACAAAGAAGCTTCCCCCTGTTTGGAAGTA TGAATCCACCACGGCCAGCACCCTCGTGGCTTAG